The sequence below is a genomic window from Pseudobdellovibrionaceae bacterium.
ATTTAAATCTGCTCGCACACTGTTATTAGCCAAAGAGCTTTTAAACAAAAAGAATAAAGAAATTTCTGTACGCATCGGAAGCAAGATTCCTTTTAGTAATATCGAAAATTTTTCTCTGCACGAGACTTTAAAATTTTTGCGTGCTCGAGTTCATTTATTAAAACACGAAACACAACCCCGTGGCCCTTCACAAAAAGCCATGGCAAAGTTTAAAAGCACCATCCCTTATAAATTGCGCAAAAGCACAAAGGTTCATGACATCATTGAACCCATACCTACTCCCAAATTAAATAAGTTTTTAACCCAGTACGTAGAAGAAAATCCTGACGCTTTACTTATTGATTCTAAAAAATACAAAGTCTTCTTGTTAGATGGATCTAAGACCAGCGAAAGTTTTCTGATGGAGATTGGACGACTGCGCGAAGTCACCTTTCGCGCAGCAGGTGAGGGATCAGGTAAACGTTGTGATCTGGATGAGCATGACAGCATCTATCATCATCTGATTGTGTGGAACGATCAAAAACAATGGATATCTGGGTCGTATAGAATTGGACTGACCCCTTACGTCTTACCTAAACGTGGCGTGCGGGGATTTTACTGTCACCCGTTCTTTAACTTACAAGAGAGTTTTTTTAATAAACTGGGGGACGCTGTTGAGCTTGGGCGCTCTTTTGTCCGCAAAGAAGAGCAAAGCCAATGGATTTTATTCTTCTTATGGAAAGGCATTGCAAAGTTTCTTTTAGATAATCCAAACTACAAATATCTATTTGGCTCTGTAAGCATCAGTGATGAGTACAGCGAGAGATCAAGGGTTTTAATGGCGCGGTACTTTTATGATAAGACTGTCGATGATGAAGGTCTTAAAGAACTGGCTCACCCTGCCATACCTTTTGATTACGAGTCTAGCCTTACTGATGAAGAAATCCGTTTAATCTTAAATAACATCCAAGACGTTTCCGAGTTGTCCAAAATCATTTCTGATATCGAAGAGGACCACAAACACATCCCTGTTCTGGTTTATAGGTATGCAGAACTGGGCGCTAAGTACTTATGCTTTTCTGTAGACCCTGACTTTGGAAATACCCTTGACGGATTCATCACCGTCAAAATCAAAGACATCCCTCGCGAACAGATCAAAAAGTACTTGGCTGAAGAGCAGTTAGATCGGTTTTATCAAAGATAGTTAAGTCTTTACTTAGATACACATCTAAAGATGGTGATAATCTTTGAAAACTATTTTCTACAGAATTCTAGTAAAAGCTTACAGTCTCCATCATCTGCGGCCCTAAGGGCTACAATATACGCGCTACGAATCTCTTGATCTGACTTGTAAGAGCCCTCTTTACTTCCCCATGTGAAAGGCTTTTGATTATACTTATTCTGCAAAACTTCCGTCATAAGACGTGCATGTCGACCATTACCATTTGGAAAAGCATGAATAAAAACTAACTTGTGATGAAACCTGACACAAATTTCATCCATATTATAAGTTTTATGCTCAATCCAATAGGTGGTATTTTGAAATAAATTTTGAAGCTGCATTGCAATTTGCGATGAATCTACTCCAATGTTTTTATTAGTTTGTCTTTGTTGTCCTGCCCACGTCCAAACCTCACCAAACATTCTTTTATGCAAACCCATACAGAAAGAAACATTTAAACAGTCTCGATCTCGTCGGCTCAAAACCCATTTTGTGGCTGCAACAATATTTTTCTTCTCAAAAATATTTAACTCAGCTTGGGTATCAATAAAGTCTAACTTTAAACCATCTACTTCATCTGGATCTAAAGGAGTTGCCCCTTCTGGATCATCAATTTGAAAATTACTCAAAATCACTCTTTTTCTATTTATTGTTTACCAGTCCCCAAATTCTTGGGTCCATTTTTTGTTTCAACTCTTGCTTAAGCTTTTCAAGCTCTTTCTGTGAGTTTTTGGTACCTTGCAATTCTAATCGCATAGAGTGCTCAACATTATTTAGTATCTCACGAGCTACTTCTTCCGCTTTACGGTCAATGATGTCTTCCAAATTTGCATAACCATCCTTGGGTACAAAAGCGTAAACCAACTTACATTCCATTTTGTCCGCAACCCGTTCCAGCATTTCTAAAGTCACATTCTTTTTAGGTTCTCGCTTTTCAAGCTGGATGATAGATGACATGCTTACCCCCAGTAACTGAGCAAGCTGTCTGGAACTCATTCCAAGCGCATTTCTAATGGCTCTCACCCAGCCTGATGGAGGAGCTTTTAATTGTTTAAGCTCCACAGCTTTAAGTCTTTGGTCTAAAATGCTTCTATTTAGCTCTAAGTCTTTTTTATTCGTTTTCATACTTATATAATAATTTATATATTATCATTAATCAAATATTTGATCATATTTAGATTATTTATTATATCTGTTATGATCATTTATATATGATCATAACATTGGGGTTTATCCATATTTCTAGAGCTCTAATTAAGTAATAAGAGCTCAAGTTTATGTTAGTTAAATCCGCCAAATCGAATTAAAGTACAAGACAGACGCTCTCTAGAATCTAGCGTTGACAGGCTTGAAAAACCGCCACAAAACCTACGCTTCCAAAGCATCATCGTGAATGCATTCAATAGCATTAAAAAAAATTTTAATAGCGAAAGCATTCTGTGCAAAGTCTGCCTAGTTGTGCCAATGGCCTCTACGCCTTGGTTCTATTTTTTTAGTTCTTTGTGAGCTAAATATATATTCCATTCCTTTTAATTTCCCTTTTTTTAAATCTTCTTTAACAAAATCATAATCATGCAGTATCGATCTTAATTTTAAGACAGCTTTGCTTAATGTCTTTACCTCTGCCTAATATTAACAAAGTCTTTATATCTTCTACAAAAACATAATCATTTTAACTCTACATCTATCAGAAAATATATTGTATTTTATAATAAGAAATGTATTCACTCCGCAACAAAGAGGTGTTTGATGGATTTTTCATTTGGATTTAAAAACTATAAATGCTTTGGAGAGCAAATTAATTGGATTGAGTGGAAACCTATCACTGTACTAATTGGAAAGAATAACTCTGGAAAATCTTCTATTATTGAAATAATTCAACAACTGGTAGAAAACAAAAACTACACTCGTTTGATTGCAGAAAAGCACCACAAAAACTCAAATGGAAACGTAGCCGAACCAGAATTCTTTATTAGTCGAAAATTTGACAAACCAACATTAAGCCAAGCCTTTCCTCCAAGCGTCTCAGGCGGAGACATTGGCATGAATCATGGCAAATATGCTGATACATATGTCGGGAGTGAGTATAAATATAAGCTAATATCGAATGAGAAAGGTAATCTTTTAGAAATCCAAAAACAAGAGTCCCAAGCACAACCCTTTATGCCTGATCTAAGAACTTGGAACAGTTATAAACTTGCAATGGAACGTAGTTTATTATCACCATTAAGACACAAAAAATTTCATTGGATAATACCTGAAAGACAAATTATATCTGAAGAAAAAACAGAGCCTCCTATCATTTACGGAACTGGCAATGGTTTAACAAATGCCATTGAAATCTTTTTGAATCACAGAAACTATGATGAAAAAACAGTCAGCAAATACATCCTTTCAGGTCTTAATGCAATATTCAACCCAGACTATCATTTTACAAGAATTACTACAAAACACGAATCTAATAAATACGAGATCTTTCTTGAAGAAAATGGAAAGCTAATTTCTTTGAGCAATTTTGGCACAGGAATTAAAACTGTATTATTGGTTTTATCTATATTAAATTTAACCCCTATTTTAGAATGCTCTAATCCAAACGATTATGTGTACGTATTTGAGGAGCTCGAAAACAACCTGCACCCTCAACTATTAAGACGCGTTTTGAATTATATTTACACAAAAGCAAACGAACTGTCTTTTTCTGTGATTCTTACAACTCACTCAAATGTAACTATTGATTTTTTTAGCACAAAAGAGGTTTCGCAAATACTTCATGTACAAAACAAAGAGGGGGCATATTGTGTTAATAAAGTTCAAACTTTTTTTGACAGCAAAAACGTTTTAATTGATTTGGACATCAAACCCTCTGATTTATTACAAGCTAACGGTATTATTTGGGTCGAAGGACCAAGTGACAGGATTTTACTTAATAAATGGATTTCCGAATGGGGGAAAGATTATAACTTTAATGAAGGAACGCACTATCAAATTGTTTTCTACGGAGGAAGATTACTTAGCCATTTATCAGCTGAAGATTCAGAAGAAAATGATGATTTAATTAAAATGCTGAGAATTAATTCAAACGCAGCAATTTTGATTGATAGTGATAAAAAAATTGAATCTGACACACTCAACTCCACCAAGCAAAGAATCATTGATGAGTTTAACTCTTTTCAAGGCTTCACTTGGATAACAAAAGGTAAAGAAATCGAAAACTACTACCCTAAAGAGGTTGTGTTAAGAAAACTCTGCCTAAATGATATCCAAGACTACCATAACTTTGAACCCTTTTTTGCTAAGCTCAATACAGCTCAAGATAAACTGGGAGACAAGCTCAGTCGGCAAAAAACTAAGCTTGCAACCTCCCTTATTGAAA
It includes:
- a CDS encoding lysophospholipid acyltransferase family protein, whose protein sequence is MKMGMKLLGVSELLRMYKDNEQEIAENGPWTTGIRLLNLSINVHPDQLNHIPAEGPLVIVSNHPFGGADGIVLSYLVEQRRKDLKVFVTNMLSEQLPAAKPYFLDVELYGDSHQHKARNQQAVSAAIDYVKNGGALVIFPAGTPAQAHTPFGEAEDLPWKTGAAKIIQESKAPVIPVFFEGQNSVFFQSVGIFFSRFKSARTLLLAKELLNKKNKEISVRIGSKIPFSNIENFSLHETLKFLRARVHLLKHETQPRGPSQKAMAKFKSTIPYKLRKSTKVHDIIEPIPTPKLNKFLTQYVEENPDALLIDSKKYKVFLLDGSKTSESFLMEIGRLREVTFRAAGEGSGKRCDLDEHDSIYHHLIVWNDQKQWISGSYRIGLTPYVLPKRGVRGFYCHPFFNLQESFFNKLGDAVELGRSFVRKEEQSQWILFFLWKGIAKFLLDNPNYKYLFGSVSISDEYSERSRVLMARYFYDKTVDDEGLKELAHPAIPFDYESSLTDEEIRLILNNIQDVSELSKIISDIEEDHKHIPVLVYRYAELGAKYLCFSVDPDFGNTLDGFITVKIKDIPREQIKKYLAEEQLDRFYQR
- a CDS encoding mobile mystery protein B is translated as MSNFQIDDPEGATPLDPDEVDGLKLDFIDTQAELNIFEKKNIVAATKWVLSRRDRDCLNVSFCMGLHKRMFGEVWTWAGQQRQTNKNIGVDSSQIAMQLQNLFQNTTYWIEHKTYNMDEICVRFHHKLVFIHAFPNGNGRHARLMTEVLQNKYNQKPFTWGSKEGSYKSDQEIRSAYIVALRAADDGDCKLLLEFCRK
- a CDS encoding mobile mystery protein A, coding for MKTNKKDLELNRSILDQRLKAVELKQLKAPPSGWVRAIRNALGMSSRQLAQLLGVSMSSIIQLEKREPKKNVTLEMLERVADKMECKLVYAFVPKDGYANLEDIIDRKAEEVAREILNNVEHSMRLELQGTKNSQKELEKLKQELKQKMDPRIWGLVNNK
- a CDS encoding ATP-binding protein, yielding MDFSFGFKNYKCFGEQINWIEWKPITVLIGKNNSGKSSIIEIIQQLVENKNYTRLIAEKHHKNSNGNVAEPEFFISRKFDKPTLSQAFPPSVSGGDIGMNHGKYADTYVGSEYKYKLISNEKGNLLEIQKQESQAQPFMPDLRTWNSYKLAMERSLLSPLRHKKFHWIIPERQIISEEKTEPPIIYGTGNGLTNAIEIFLNHRNYDEKTVSKYILSGLNAIFNPDYHFTRITTKHESNKYEIFLEENGKLISLSNFGTGIKTVLLVLSILNLTPILECSNPNDYVYVFEELENNLHPQLLRRVLNYIYTKANELSFSVILTTHSNVTIDFFSTKEVSQILHVQNKEGAYCVNKVQTFFDSKNVLIDLDIKPSDLLQANGIIWVEGPSDRILLNKWISEWGKDYNFNEGTHYQIVFYGGRLLSHLSAEDSEENDDLIKMLRINSNAAILIDSDKKIESDTLNSTKQRIIDEFNSFQGFTWITKGKEIENYYPKEVVLRKLCLNDIQDYHNFEPFFAKLNTAQDKLGDKLSRQKTKLATSLIENFDIDTWRNVMDLDKRMTNLISEIKKWNNL